In [Clostridium] cellulosi, one genomic interval encodes:
- the fmt gene encoding Methionyl-tRNA formyltransferase (High confidence in function and specificity), whose product MRIIFMGTPEFAVASLDRIVKDGHEVAAVFTQPDRPKGRGYHLTPPPVKVMAQNYGIPVYQPTTLKDEETIQIIKDINPDCIVVVAYGRILPESVLNIPRLGCINVHASLLPKLRGAAPIQWSIINGETETGITTMFMAKGLDTGDMILKAKCDIGPDETFGELHDKLMVMGAETLSKTLTLLEQGKAPREKQDDSLATYAPMIDKNSTLIDWNKSAQEIHNLVRGLNPSPSAYTLFNGLKFKIISSKLHNTESDKTPGSVVSVSEEGFVIACGDGKTLLVKEVQAQGGKKMTAAAYANGHGVNDTTIFGQ is encoded by the coding sequence ATGCGCATAATATTTATGGGAACACCAGAATTTGCGGTAGCATCTCTTGACCGTATTGTCAAGGACGGGCACGAGGTTGCCGCGGTTTTTACACAGCCAGACAGGCCAAAGGGGCGCGGCTATCATCTAACCCCGCCGCCCGTCAAGGTAATGGCTCAAAATTATGGAATTCCTGTATATCAACCTACTACCTTAAAAGATGAAGAAACTATACAGATAATTAAAGATATAAACCCGGATTGTATTGTTGTTGTGGCGTACGGTCGCATTCTGCCGGAGAGCGTTTTGAATATACCGAGGCTCGGCTGCATCAATGTTCACGCTTCCCTTTTGCCAAAACTGCGCGGTGCCGCGCCTATCCAGTGGTCAATCATAAACGGTGAAACAGAAACAGGCATAACTACAATGTTTATGGCAAAAGGGCTTGATACGGGCGATATGATTTTGAAGGCAAAATGTGATATCGGCCCTGACGAAACCTTTGGCGAACTTCACGACAAGCTCATGGTAATGGGCGCTGAGACGCTTTCGAAAACGCTTACATTATTGGAGCAGGGAAAAGCGCCGCGGGAAAAGCAGGACGATTCCCTTGCGACTTACGCGCCGATGATTGATAAAAACAGTACCCTTATCGACTGGAATAAAAGCGCACAGGAGATTCATAACCTTGTGCGGGGGCTAAACCCGTCGCCGTCAGCTTATACGCTGTTTAACGGCTTAAAGTTTAAGATTATTTCTTCAAAACTGCATAATACGGAAAGCGATAAAACGCCGGGTTCTGTTGTTTCTGTAAGCGAAGAGGGCTTTGTCATCGCCTGCGGCGACGGCAAAACTTTGCTTGTAAAAGAGGTACAAGCCCAGGGCGGAAAGAAGATGACGGCCGCCGCCTATGCAAACGGACATGGCGTAAACGATACGACAATTTTCGGGCAATAA
- a CDS encoding peptide deformylase (High confidence in function and specificity), with the protein MAIRNVVKLGDDILRKKSKPVTEFNEKLNQLLDDMKETLKSQDGVGLAAPQVGVLKRAIVVSDEGNMIELINPVVVKASGVQENVEGCLSIPGKYGITKRPRKVTVKAQDRNGNEIMVTGTDLLARCLCHEIDHLNGILFIDNVIRMLEPEELQPKNKNKK; encoded by the coding sequence ATGGCCATAAGAAATGTAGTAAAACTCGGCGACGATATTCTCCGCAAAAAGAGCAAGCCGGTTACTGAATTTAATGAGAAACTTAATCAGCTTCTTGATGATATGAAAGAAACACTCAAAAGCCAGGATGGTGTAGGGCTTGCCGCTCCGCAGGTCGGCGTCCTGAAAAGAGCCATCGTGGTATCTGACGAGGGCAACATGATAGAGCTTATAAATCCTGTAGTCGTCAAGGCGAGCGGCGTTCAGGAAAATGTCGAGGGCTGCCTTTCGATACCCGGCAAATATGGTATCACAAAGCGCCCACGCAAGGTGACGGTAAAGGCCCAAGACAGAAACGGCAACGAAATAATGGTCACTGGAACGGACCTGCTTGCCCGCTGTCTCTGCCACGAAATAGACCATCTAAACGGCATTTTGTTTATTGATAACGTAATCCGTATGCTTGAACCTGAAGAATTACAGCCGAAGAATAAAAATAAGAAGTAA
- a CDS encoding primosomal protein N' (High confidence in function and specificity) encodes MPSFKIAEVAVEGTAYHFDKPYCYMVPDDMKNEIKPGARVVVPFGAGNKRRRGIVLAVENSDDMSCKPLLTLVDKQPLISEEMLALAAWLKGRTFCTLYEALRLMLPAGLNLHITKTYKLDHKPSEAEFLMLSPDEQCMLRYVSRARGPVDRESLAKAAGLDATTPLPDLLVQRGLLVCEDSVFDHSPEASARMVRLAITQEEAEELLESQGEITKKQKSALKTVLDAGAATVKEVMYFSGVSQSVITALVKKGIFEQFEKRVYRDPYKGIAKTKSEPETLSEEQQNAYNALVSRYRSGKACASLLFGVTGSGKTQVFMRLIDDVRADNRTVIVLVPEISLTPQTVARFYARFGKDVAVLHSGLSLGERLDEWQRIKDGGAGIVVGTRSAIFAPLKNLGLIIIDEEQEYTYKSESSPRYHARDVARFRCAYSNAMLLLASATPSIETFYAAQTGRYELTRLDKRYGNAKLPDVIMVDMKNEIATGNNSTISRRLAQEIEKNLENGEQSILLINRRGYNTFVSCAACGHVLTCPNCSIALTYHAANHRLMCHYCGYSIEARTKCPECSGSFLKYSGTGTQKAEQAIEELFPTARVLRMDTDTASGRYSHERMLEQFGKDKYDILIGTQMVAKGLDFPNVTLVGVLSADQSLYLNDFRAAERTFSLLTQVIGRAGRRASPGRAVIQTQTPENEVLRLAAKQDYEAFYKSETAFRRELLYPPFCDICEFGFTGISETAVKNAAHDFFMRLKDAIESNKNIPIRIMEPSPAEIARIAGRYRYRIIAKCRNDKHFRALVASVLESCGKSPLYRKVSVFADMNPLDML; translated from the coding sequence ATGCCGTCATTTAAGATTGCCGAGGTAGCGGTTGAAGGAACGGCGTATCATTTTGACAAGCCATACTGCTATATGGTTCCCGACGACATGAAAAACGAAATAAAACCGGGCGCAAGGGTGGTAGTGCCTTTTGGGGCGGGCAACAAACGGCGCCGGGGAATAGTTTTAGCCGTAGAGAATAGTGATGACATGTCCTGTAAGCCGCTGCTAACTCTTGTTGATAAACAACCGCTGATTTCAGAAGAAATGCTCGCACTGGCAGCGTGGCTTAAAGGTCGTACTTTCTGTACACTTTATGAGGCTCTCAGGCTTATGCTGCCTGCGGGCCTTAATTTGCATATAACAAAAACCTATAAGCTTGACCACAAGCCTTCCGAGGCTGAGTTTTTAATGCTTTCGCCAGATGAGCAGTGTATGCTGCGGTATGTGAGCCGGGCGCGGGGCCCAGTTGACCGCGAAAGCCTCGCAAAGGCGGCGGGACTGGACGCTACAACGCCGCTTCCGGATCTGCTTGTCCAGCGCGGGCTGCTTGTCTGCGAGGACAGCGTGTTTGATCATTCGCCGGAAGCCTCGGCACGCATGGTGCGGCTGGCGATTACGCAGGAAGAGGCCGAGGAACTGCTTGAATCACAGGGTGAGATAACAAAAAAGCAGAAAAGCGCCCTTAAAACAGTGCTTGACGCCGGTGCGGCAACGGTAAAAGAGGTAATGTACTTCTCCGGTGTCTCGCAGTCAGTTATAACGGCGCTTGTCAAAAAGGGCATTTTTGAGCAGTTTGAAAAACGGGTATACCGTGACCCATACAAAGGTATCGCAAAAACCAAATCCGAACCCGAAACGCTTTCAGAGGAGCAGCAAAACGCCTATAACGCGCTTGTTTCAAGATATAGAAGCGGCAAGGCCTGTGCCTCACTGCTGTTTGGCGTGACAGGCAGCGGGAAAACGCAGGTTTTTATGCGGCTCATTGACGATGTAAGGGCCGACAACAGGACGGTAATAGTGCTTGTGCCGGAAATTTCACTGACCCCCCAGACGGTGGCAAGGTTCTACGCGCGTTTTGGAAAGGATGTTGCGGTACTGCACAGCGGCCTTTCCCTCGGCGAGCGTTTAGATGAGTGGCAGCGGATTAAAGACGGCGGCGCGGGCATTGTGGTCGGCACGCGTTCAGCGATTTTCGCGCCCCTTAAAAACTTGGGCCTTATCATCATCGACGAAGAACAGGAATATACATATAAATCCGAGTCCTCGCCGCGCTATCACGCCAGGGATGTCGCCCGTTTCAGGTGTGCTTATTCAAATGCCATGCTGCTGCTTGCCTCTGCGACCCCGTCCATTGAGACCTTCTATGCGGCCCAAACCGGAAGATATGAGCTAACAAGGCTCGATAAAAGGTACGGGAACGCTAAGCTTCCGGACGTAATCATGGTCGATATGAAAAATGAAATAGCCACAGGGAACAATAGTACGATAAGCCGCCGGTTAGCGCAGGAAATTGAAAAAAACCTTGAAAACGGAGAGCAATCTATTCTGCTTATCAACAGAAGAGGATATAATACTTTTGTAAGCTGCGCTGCCTGCGGTCATGTACTGACTTGTCCCAATTGCAGTATCGCATTGACCTACCATGCGGCGAACCACCGCTTGATGTGCCATTACTGCGGCTATAGCATCGAAGCCCGCACAAAATGTCCGGAATGTTCCGGCAGCTTTTTAAAGTATTCAGGCACCGGAACGCAGAAGGCGGAACAGGCGATTGAGGAGCTTTTCCCGACGGCGAGGGTCCTGCGTATGGATACCGACACGGCCTCGGGAAGATATTCCCACGAAAGAATGCTTGAACAATTTGGAAAAGATAAGTATGATATATTGATAGGGACTCAGATGGTGGCAAAGGGACTGGATTTTCCGAATGTAACGCTCGTCGGGGTGCTTTCAGCGGACCAGTCGCTGTATTTGAACGATTTCAGGGCTGCCGAGCGCACTTTCTCACTGCTGACACAGGTTATCGGCAGGGCGGGCAGAAGGGCGAGCCCGGGGCGGGCGGTAATACAGACGCAGACTCCGGAAAATGAAGTCCTGCGCCTTGCCGCAAAACAGGACTACGAGGCTTTTTATAAATCAGAAACGGCCTTTCGCCGCGAGCTTTTGTATCCGCCGTTCTGTGACATATGTGAATTCGGGTTTACCGGCATATCGGAAACTGCAGTTAAGAACGCGGCGCACGATTTCTTTATGAGACTTAAAGATGCTATTGAGTCAAATAAGAATATACCAATCAGAATAATGGAGCCATCACCGGCCGAGATTGCAAGGATAGCAGGAAGATATCGTTACCGTATTATTGCAAAATGCCGTAACGACAAACACTTCCGTGCTCTTGTAGCGTCGGTTTTGGAAAGCTGCGGCAAAAGCCCGTTATATCGAAAGGTTTCCGTATTCGCCGATATGAATCCGCTTGATATGTTATAA
- a CDS encoding hypothetical protein (Family membership) — protein MQKLSVEDIVKNNENCYSFVVAIAKRARQISEKANDEGIILDEKPVQTAVKEFVEGKFRIKTEKNNENEPKAESDTQ, from the coding sequence ATGCAGAAGCTTTCTGTTGAGGATATTGTTAAGAACAATGAGAATTGCTATTCATTTGTAGTAGCAATCGCAAAACGTGCCCGTCAGATTTCTGAAAAGGCAAACGATGAAGGTATTATACTCGATGAAAAGCCGGTTCAGACCGCAGTAAAGGAATTCGTCGAGGGAAAATTCAGAATAAAAACCGAGAAAAACAATGAGAATGAACCAAAAGCAGAATCCGATACGCAGTAA
- a CDS encoding guanylate kinase (High confidence in function and specificity) → MEQAFFKDEKSHKGLLIVISGPSGSGKGTVLSRVFERRTGLFYSVSATTRAPRPGEINGQHYYFLTREEFEEKIKAGGMLEYAQYCGNYYGTPRRAVEEKRAGGLDVVLEIEVQGAALVKKACPDCVTIFIAPPSKEELERRLRGRGTEDDEVIKKRLETAVSEIEHAFDYDYIVVNDEVEKAAEKIDSIITAEKCRSSKYKGL, encoded by the coding sequence TTGGAACAAGCGTTTTTCAAAGATGAAAAATCACATAAAGGACTATTAATTGTAATATCAGGCCCTTCAGGTTCAGGCAAGGGAACAGTATTGTCCCGAGTCTTTGAACGCCGTACAGGGCTGTTCTATTCGGTTTCAGCGACCACAAGGGCGCCGAGGCCGGGCGAGATTAACGGTCAGCACTATTATTTTCTGACGCGCGAGGAATTTGAGGAAAAAATAAAAGCCGGAGGAATGCTTGAATACGCGCAGTACTGCGGGAATTATTACGGAACTCCCCGCCGCGCTGTTGAGGAGAAGCGTGCCGGCGGGCTTGACGTGGTACTTGAAATCGAGGTTCAGGGCGCTGCGCTTGTGAAAAAGGCATGCCCGGACTGCGTCACAATCTTTATCGCGCCGCCGTCTAAAGAAGAACTTGAAAGGCGGCTTCGCGGCCGCGGGACCGAGGACGATGAGGTCATTAAAAAGCGGCTTGAAACTGCAGTTAGCGAAATAGAACATGCCTTTGATTATGACTACATAGTGGTTAATGATGAAGTCGAGAAAGCAGCAGAAAAGATCGACAGCATTATAACCGCTGAAAAATGCAGGTCATCAAAATATAAAGGCCTTTGA
- the yloC gene encoding UPF0701 protein (High confidence in function and specificity), producing MVRSMTGYGRVQQTVDGLNILFEIKSVNHRYFEFNARIPRAYGYIEEKLKSYLQNYITRGKVDVFMTIDAVDGGESEVKLNYGIADSYIAALKELQKRYNLSDDISVSTVARYNDIFTVIKAPDDEERIWNAVKVVVDKAVEGFVAMRTAEGQRLKTDIVARSKKVAQLVDKVEKRSPETVEEYRNKLTARMQELLADKGIDENRILLEAAIYADKVSVTEETVRLKSHLKQFEDILNSDEPVGRKLDFLMQEMNREANTIGSKASDIEIAKMVVDIKAELEKIREQIQNLE from the coding sequence ATGGTACGGAGCATGACCGGGTATGGGCGTGTCCAACAGACAGTAGATGGCCTCAATATTCTTTTTGAAATCAAGTCTGTCAATCACCGCTATTTTGAATTTAATGCAAGAATCCCCAGAGCTTATGGTTATATAGAGGAGAAACTCAAATCATATCTTCAAAATTACATAACGCGCGGCAAGGTTGATGTTTTTATGACAATCGACGCGGTAGATGGAGGCGAATCCGAGGTTAAGCTTAACTATGGGATTGCCGATAGTTATATCGCGGCGCTAAAAGAACTTCAGAAACGGTATAACCTTTCTGATGATATTTCCGTTTCAACTGTCGCAAGATACAACGATATTTTCACAGTTATAAAAGCTCCAGATGACGAGGAACGCATCTGGAATGCAGTAAAGGTTGTTGTTGACAAAGCGGTTGAAGGGTTTGTTGCGATGCGCACAGCCGAGGGGCAGAGGCTCAAAACCGACATTGTCGCAAGGTCAAAGAAAGTAGCTCAGCTTGTGGACAAGGTTGAGAAGCGCTCGCCTGAAACCGTTGAGGAATACCGCAATAAATTAACAGCCCGCATGCAGGAATTGCTTGCCGACAAAGGTATTGATGAGAACCGCATACTTCTTGAAGCAGCAATCTATGCTGACAAGGTTTCGGTAACAGAAGAAACAGTAAGGCTAAAGAGTCACCTTAAGCAGTTTGAGGATATACTAAACAGTGATGAACCTGTCGGACGCAAGCTCGATTTCCTCATGCAGGAGATGAATAGGGAAGCCAACACAATCGGTTCAAAGGCTTCAGATATCGAGATTGCCAAAATGGTCGTTGACATTAAGGCAGAGCTTGAAAAAATCAGGGAACAGATTCAGAACCTTGAATAA
- the yngB gene encoding putative UTP-glucose-1-phosphate uridylyltransferase YngB (High confidence in function and specificity) produces the protein MKVKKAVIAAAGLGTRVLPASKAIPKEMLPIVDKPAIQYIVEEIVNAGITDILIITSRGKTVMEDHFDRSPELEQRLEASGKTAMLKDVIDVANLANITYLRQKETKGLGHAIYCAKQFAEGEPIAVCYGDDVIIGEDPAIGQLCRAYDEYGLGVVGIKQVKAEDIHKYSSLAVTNLKDNIYRVTDMIEKPDTPDKVLSLFSILGRCVLPPEIFDLLENTKPGAGGEIQLTDAMKELARRDTMIGVDFTGKRYDMGSKLGIMQAAVETALKHPEIGDDFRAYLKDLAKTL, from the coding sequence TTGAAGGTAAAAAAAGCGGTTATCGCCGCAGCTGGGCTTGGAACAAGAGTTCTTCCAGCATCAAAGGCGATTCCAAAAGAAATGCTCCCAATTGTGGACAAGCCGGCTATTCAATACATCGTTGAGGAAATAGTTAATGCGGGCATAACCGATATATTAATTATCACCAGCCGCGGCAAGACAGTCATGGAGGACCATTTCGACCGCTCACCGGAACTTGAACAGCGTCTTGAAGCGTCTGGAAAAACTGCAATGCTCAAAGATGTCATTGATGTTGCAAATCTTGCAAATATAACATATCTGCGTCAAAAGGAAACCAAGGGCCTGGGGCACGCTATATACTGCGCAAAGCAGTTTGCCGAGGGCGAACCTATTGCCGTTTGCTACGGCGACGACGTTATAATCGGCGAAGACCCTGCGATTGGCCAGCTCTGCCGCGCATATGACGAATACGGTCTCGGCGTTGTTGGCATTAAGCAGGTAAAAGCAGAAGATATCCACAAATACTCTTCTCTTGCCGTTACAAATCTGAAAGACAACATATACCGGGTTACCGACATGATTGAAAAACCGGATACACCGGATAAGGTGCTGTCCTTGTTCTCCATTTTGGGCAGATGCGTGCTGCCGCCAGAAATTTTTGATTTGCTTGAAAACACAAAGCCGGGCGCTGGCGGTGAAATCCAGTTGACTGACGCTATGAAAGAACTTGCCCGCAGAGATACAATGATCGGTGTTGATTTCACTGGCAAACGCTATGATATGGGCAGCAAACTCGGCATTATGCAGGCCGCAGTCGAGACTGCTTTAAAGCACCCTGAAATCGGAGATGATTTCAGAGCCTATCTAAAAGATCTTGCAAAAACACTTTGA
- a CDS encoding putative membrane protein (Hypothetical protein), with product MDRFALILVVIGAIAWGVVGIFGLNPVAWFTQGSMTALSRIIYTLIGLGGIWCIKFLFREREIVKNRE from the coding sequence ATGGACCGATTTGCATTGATTCTTGTCGTAATCGGCGCGATCGCCTGGGGCGTCGTCGGAATTTTCGGACTGAACCCCGTCGCTTGGTTTACCCAGGGCAGTATGACCGCGTTGAGCCGAATTATATATACCCTCATTGGTCTCGGAGGAATCTGGTGCATAAAATTCCTTTTCCGCGAAAGGGAAATTGTCAAAAACCGCGAATGA
- a CDS encoding thioredoxin domain-containing protein (High confidence in function and specificity) has protein sequence MANMKVPNRLSREKSPYLLQHQYNPVNWYPWCEEAFEKAKAEDKPVFLSIGYSTCHWCHVMERESFEDEEVADILNSNFVSIKVDREERPDIDNFYMDACVALNGSGGWPLSCFLTPDKKPFMVGTYFPKNDGRYGTGFITILKYISDIWKSKRKDILKDSETIAAHISSQPKKSKLNENCSSIAYGQLSGSFDPEYGGFGHAPKFPTLHNILFLLRYGLINDDSNAFDYVKKTLDSMRAGGIFDHVGGGFCRYSTDNKWLVPHFEKMMYDNALHIMAYSEAGALIDKKYFDTVREVVEFCVRDMLHPDGGFYTAIDADSEGVEGKYYVFTPKEISKVLGDKDGERYCRLYNITRQGNFEGKNIPNLIGVSLSDDDKRFAVDANKMLLNYRQQRIPPATDDKIMTSINGLMSAALAEAGRIMGESKYLDYASRSTSFICNNLIKDGRLLSYWRDGAADIPATSDDYAYFIWGLIELYEAEHYSGWLALALKYTDDMNRLFWDDENGGYFMTGKDVSDMPFRQKNLHDGAIPCGNSVAALNLARLSRICAKPEYERSAEAVLEAMAKEINAYPSSCCGALCADLFFKARGREIVFVNGQGLDELLSCLPSFSPFTVTAVCGKGYEQMDELAPFLKDYKSENGKAAAYLCSGGTCKQPVSDVDEFKKLLLDSDEV, from the coding sequence ATGGCAAACATGAAAGTACCCAATAGATTATCAAGGGAAAAAAGTCCGTATTTATTACAGCACCAATACAATCCTGTAAACTGGTATCCGTGGTGTGAAGAGGCGTTTGAAAAGGCCAAGGCCGAGGACAAACCTGTTTTCCTTAGTATCGGATACAGTACCTGCCATTGGTGCCACGTCATGGAGCGTGAATCCTTTGAGGACGAAGAAGTTGCAGATATACTCAACAGCAATTTCGTCAGCATAAAGGTTGACCGAGAAGAGAGACCGGACATCGACAACTTTTATATGGATGCTTGTGTCGCGCTGAACGGTTCAGGCGGCTGGCCCCTTTCCTGCTTTTTGACCCCTGACAAAAAGCCTTTTATGGTAGGAACCTATTTCCCAAAAAACGATGGTCGGTACGGAACCGGATTTATCACCATATTAAAATATATATCTGACATCTGGAAGTCGAAAAGAAAAGATATTCTCAAGGATTCTGAAACCATAGCCGCTCACATCAGCAGTCAGCCGAAAAAATCAAAGCTCAACGAAAACTGCAGCAGTATCGCCTATGGTCAGCTTTCCGGCAGCTTTGATCCGGAATACGGTGGTTTTGGTCACGCGCCGAAGTTCCCCACACTTCACAATATACTGTTTTTGCTGCGCTACGGCCTAATAAATGATGACAGCAACGCTTTTGATTATGTCAAAAAGACGCTCGATTCAATGAGAGCCGGCGGCATATTTGACCATGTCGGCGGCGGGTTCTGCCGTTATTCCACTGACAACAAATGGCTTGTACCTCACTTTGAAAAGATGATGTATGACAATGCGCTCCACATCATGGCATATTCCGAAGCTGGCGCACTTATCGACAAAAAATACTTTGATACTGTCAGAGAAGTCGTTGAATTCTGTGTAAGGGACATGCTTCACCCTGACGGCGGATTTTATACAGCGATTGACGCGGACAGCGAAGGTGTTGAAGGCAAATACTACGTTTTTACCCCGAAGGAAATCTCAAAAGTACTGGGAGATAAAGACGGTGAAAGATACTGCAGACTCTACAACATAACACGGCAAGGAAATTTTGAGGGCAAAAACATTCCAAACCTCATCGGCGTATCACTTTCGGACGATGACAAAAGGTTTGCCGTTGACGCAAACAAGATGCTGCTCAATTACAGGCAACAGCGTATTCCGCCCGCCACCGACGATAAAATCATGACGTCGATAAACGGGCTTATGTCCGCCGCTCTCGCGGAAGCAGGCAGGATAATGGGAGAGTCCAAGTATTTGGATTATGCAAGCCGCAGCACGTCTTTTATTTGCAATAACTTAATAAAAGACGGCCGGCTTCTGAGCTATTGGAGGGACGGTGCGGCAGATATTCCGGCGACGTCGGACGATTACGCCTATTTCATCTGGGGGCTTATCGAGCTTTACGAAGCCGAGCATTATTCAGGCTGGCTTGCGCTGGCGCTGAAATACACTGACGATATGAACCGGCTTTTCTGGGACGATGAAAACGGCGGATATTTTATGACTGGGAAAGACGTCAGCGACATGCCGTTCCGCCAAAAGAATCTGCACGACGGCGCTATCCCGTGCGGCAATTCTGTCGCAGCATTGAACCTTGCGCGTCTTTCGAGGATCTGCGCAAAACCCGAATACGAACGCAGTGCCGAGGCAGTGCTCGAAGCGATGGCAAAGGAGATAAACGCATACCCGTCCTCATGCTGCGGAGCGCTCTGCGCTGACTTGTTTTTCAAGGCACGCGGGCGTGAGATAGTCTTTGTGAACGGGCAAGGATTGGATGAGCTTCTAAGTTGCCTGCCCTCATTCTCACCCTTTACCGTCACTGCTGTCTGCGGGAAGGGATATGAACAGATGGATGAACTTGCACCTTTCTTAAAGGATTATAAATCGGAAAACGGAAAGGCTGCGGCCTATCTTTGCAGCGGCGGCACCTGCAAACAGCCCGTGTCCGACGTGGATGAGTTTAAAAAACTGCTTTTGGATAGCGATGAGGTATAG
- a CDS encoding hypothetical protein (High confidence in function and specificity) — translation MSYKNYSVAVYCRVDDLVKIDDLEEFDRQFDFISRNIAVSKVYLETFRGGRIIDKEKMLRLKAFFNDKGFKTSGGITLEKDRGDVGFNGFCYTKKEDRRKVIELVEFTAGMFDEIILDDFYFTNCKCDECIKAKGDMGWAEYRLKIKREFSKELVAAAKKVNPSVKLIIKYPNWYEHYQDCGYNLEDESAIFDSIYTGTETRNPQYTQQHLPKYLSYFIMRYLENVKPGKNMGGWFDPYECTYNLTSYADQTYLTLFGKARETSVFCLGSLLDRDYSLCVPLLGKLYENMDKVMGKLGNPVGTACYLPYHSKGENYLHNYIGMAGIPLEPYPYYPKDAKTIFLTEGAACDSKIIDKIEESLKSGADVIVTSGFLGKMQDKGFSSFTSAWLTDRKACVNRYAYSLNGTTFSGTAEAAQKVLLPQVEFSTNETWELAGAFGEENSFPILLKTTVSRGNLYILTIPDDFGEIYHYPREILKMIRSVFLKKSPVMLDVKSKVTLYTYDNDTFVLRSFLPHVEPVDLIVKKPNAKLFDLETGEIRDGVTMNSETVFKLSLPPSVNRFYKIG, via the coding sequence ATGAGTTATAAAAATTACAGCGTTGCGGTATACTGCCGGGTAGATGACCTTGTAAAAATTGATGATCTGGAGGAGTTTGACAGACAGTTTGACTTCATCTCCCGGAACATCGCGGTGAGCAAAGTCTATCTTGAAACATTTCGCGGCGGACGGATTATTGACAAGGAGAAAATGCTCAGACTCAAGGCTTTCTTCAACGACAAAGGCTTTAAGACATCCGGCGGCATAACCTTGGAAAAGGATAGGGGAGACGTCGGTTTTAACGGCTTCTGTTATACTAAAAAAGAAGACCGCAGGAAGGTAATAGAACTTGTCGAGTTTACCGCCGGCATGTTTGACGAGATCATTTTGGACGATTTTTATTTTACCAACTGCAAGTGTGACGAATGTATAAAGGCAAAGGGCGATATGGGCTGGGCCGAGTACCGCCTCAAAATTAAGCGGGAGTTTTCCAAAGAACTTGTTGCCGCAGCGAAAAAGGTCAACCCCAGTGTTAAATTGATAATTAAATATCCCAACTGGTACGAGCATTACCAAGATTGCGGATATAATCTTGAAGACGAATCGGCCATCTTTGATTCAATCTACACAGGTACTGAAACGCGAAATCCCCAGTATACCCAGCAGCACCTTCCCAAGTACCTCAGTTACTTTATAATGAGGTATCTCGAAAATGTAAAGCCTGGAAAAAACATGGGCGGCTGGTTTGACCCGTATGAATGTACCTATAACCTGACGTCTTACGCTGACCAAACCTATTTGACATTGTTCGGAAAGGCGAGGGAAACGAGCGTATTCTGCCTCGGTTCGCTGCTTGACAGGGACTATTCACTTTGCGTACCATTGCTCGGGAAACTGTACGAGAATATGGATAAGGTCATGGGCAAACTCGGCAATCCTGTCGGTACGGCGTGCTATCTCCCATATCACAGCAAAGGCGAGAACTATCTGCACAACTATATCGGCATGGCGGGCATACCGCTGGAACCGTATCCATACTATCCCAAAGATGCGAAAACCATATTCCTGACAGAGGGAGCGGCGTGTGACAGTAAAATAATAGATAAAATTGAAGAAAGCTTAAAATCAGGCGCCGATGTAATCGTCACATCCGGCTTTTTAGGCAAGATGCAGGACAAAGGCTTTTCGAGCTTTACAAGCGCGTGGCTCACTGACCGCAAGGCCTGCGTAAATAGGTACGCATACTCGCTTAACGGCACAACATTCAGCGGAACTGCCGAAGCAGCTCAAAAGGTTCTGCTGCCGCAGGTCGAATTCTCCACCAACGAGACATGGGAGCTTGCAGGCGCGTTTGGCGAAGAAAACAGCTTCCCGATACTGCTTAAGACAACGGTCAGCCGCGGCAATCTGTATATTCTCACGATCCCTGACGATTTCGGCGAAATTTATCATTACCCGCGGGAAATACTAAAAATGATACGCTCTGTATTCTTGAAAAAATCGCCTGTAATGCTCGACGTAAAAAGCAAAGTAACGCTGTATACATATGATAACGATACGTTTGTATTGCGTTCATTCCTGCCTCATGTTGAGCCTGTGGATTTAATCGTCAAAAAGCCAAATGCAAAACTCTTTGACCTCGAAACTGGCGAGATTAGGGACGGCGTAACAATGAATAGTGAAACCGTTTTCAAACTATCCTTGCCGCCGTCAGTCAATAGATTTTATAAAATTGGATAA